Proteins from a genomic interval of Streptomyces fodineus:
- the smc gene encoding chromosome segregation protein SMC, translating into MHLKALTLRGFKSFASATTLRFEPGITCVVGPNGSGKSNVVDALSWVMGEQGAKSLRGGKMEDVIFAGTTGRPPLGRAEVSLTIDNSDGALPIEYAEVTITRIMFRNGGSEYQINGDTCRLLDIQELLSDSGIGREMHVIVGQGQLDSVLHADPMGRRAFIEEAAGVLKHRKRKEKALRKLDAMQANLARVQDLTDELRRQLKPLGRQAAVARRAAVIQADLRDARLRLLADDLVRLREALKAEVADEAALKERKEAAEQELKKALHREALLEDEVRQLTPRLQRAQQTWYELSQLAERVRGTISLADARVKSATSTPPDERRGRDPEDLEREAARIREQEAELEAALEAAQRALDDTVAHRAELERELAAEERRLKDLARAIADRREGLARLTGQVNAARSRAASAQAEIDRLATARDEAQERAVRAQEEYEALKAEVDGLDADDADLAGRHEAAKRQLAETETALSTAREALTTAERTRAATQARREALALGLRRKDGTGILLGARDRLTGILGPAAELLTVTPGYEVPLAAAFGAAADAIAVATPASAAEAIRLLRKQDGGRAALLLAGAMEPTSGDAPQTGAGQHPHAAPPRGAPSHDEPAAAESPAAAPPGGRLAAELVRGPAELMPAVRRLLQGTVVVDTLEDAEDLIYAHPGLTAVTSEGDLLGAHFAHGGSAGAPSLLEVQASVDEAAAELAELAVRCEELAQEQRTAAERRTEAATLVEELAERRRAADREKSAVAQQLGRLAGQARGAAGEAERSAAAAARAQEALEKAVQEAEELAERLAVAEEMPVEEEPDTSVRDRLAADGANARQTEMEARLQVRTHEERVKGLAGRADSLDRAARAEREARVRAEQRRARLRHEAAVAEAVASGARQLLAHIEVSLARAEQERAAAEAAKARREQELTAARSAGRELKSELDKLTDSVHRGEVLGAEKRLRIEQLETRALEELGVEPEGLVAEYGPHQPVPPSLPADGEVLPEDPEHPRNRPRPFHRAEQERRLKAAERAYQQLGKVNPLALEEFAALEERHKFLSEQLEDLKKTRADLLQVVKEVDERVEQVFTEAYRDTAREFEGVFSRLFPGGEGRLVLTDPDNMLTTGVDVEARPPGKKVKRLSLLSGGERSLTAVAMLVSIFKARPSPFYVMDEVEAALDDTNLQRLIRIMQELQEASQLIVITHQKRTMEVADALYGVSMQGDGVSKVISQRLR; encoded by the coding sequence GTGCACCTCAAGGCCCTGACCCTCCGCGGGTTCAAGTCGTTCGCGTCGGCGACCACGCTCCGGTTCGAACCGGGTATCACGTGTGTCGTCGGACCGAACGGCTCGGGCAAGTCCAATGTCGTGGACGCGCTCAGCTGGGTCATGGGCGAACAGGGCGCCAAGTCGCTGCGCGGCGGCAAGATGGAGGACGTCATCTTCGCCGGCACCACCGGCCGCCCTCCGCTGGGCCGCGCCGAGGTGTCCCTGACCATCGACAACTCCGACGGCGCGCTGCCCATCGAGTACGCCGAGGTCACCATCACGCGGATCATGTTCCGCAACGGCGGCAGCGAGTACCAGATCAACGGCGACACCTGCCGCCTCCTGGACATCCAGGAACTCCTGTCCGACTCCGGCATCGGCCGCGAGATGCACGTCATCGTCGGCCAGGGCCAGCTCGACTCCGTCCTGCACGCGGACCCCATGGGCCGCCGCGCCTTCATCGAGGAGGCGGCCGGTGTCCTGAAGCACCGCAAACGCAAGGAGAAGGCCCTTCGCAAGCTGGACGCGATGCAGGCCAACCTCGCGCGCGTGCAGGACCTCACCGACGAACTCCGCCGCCAGCTCAAGCCGCTCGGCCGCCAGGCGGCGGTCGCACGCAGGGCCGCCGTGATCCAGGCGGACCTGCGCGACGCCCGCCTGCGCCTGCTCGCCGACGACCTCGTACGACTGCGTGAGGCGCTCAAGGCCGAGGTCGCCGACGAGGCGGCCCTGAAGGAACGCAAGGAGGCGGCCGAGCAGGAGCTGAAGAAGGCCCTGCACCGCGAGGCCCTGCTGGAGGACGAGGTACGGCAGCTCACGCCCCGCCTCCAGCGCGCCCAGCAGACCTGGTACGAGCTGTCCCAGCTGGCCGAACGCGTCCGCGGCACGATCTCGCTGGCCGACGCACGCGTGAAGAGCGCCACCTCCACACCGCCCGACGAACGGCGCGGCCGTGACCCCGAGGACCTGGAGCGGGAGGCCGCCCGCATCCGCGAACAGGAGGCCGAGCTGGAGGCGGCCCTGGAGGCGGCCCAGCGCGCCCTTGACGACACCGTCGCCCACCGCGCCGAGCTGGAGCGCGAACTGGCGGCGGAGGAACGCCGTCTGAAGGACCTTGCCCGTGCCATCGCCGACCGCCGCGAGGGCCTGGCCCGCCTGACCGGGCAGGTCAACGCGGCCCGCTCCCGTGCGGCCTCCGCCCAGGCCGAGATCGACCGCCTGGCCACGGCCCGCGACGAGGCCCAGGAGCGCGCGGTGCGCGCCCAGGAGGAGTACGAGGCCCTGAAGGCCGAGGTCGACGGCCTCGACGCCGACGACGCGGACCTGGCCGGGCGGCACGAGGCGGCCAAGCGGCAGCTCGCCGAGACAGAGACCGCCCTGAGCACGGCCCGCGAGGCCCTCACCACGGCCGAGCGCACCCGCGCGGCGACCCAGGCCCGCCGCGAAGCGCTCGCGCTGGGCCTCAGACGGAAGGACGGCACGGGGATACTGCTGGGGGCACGGGACCGGCTCACCGGAATTCTCGGCCCGGCGGCGGAACTGCTGACCGTCACTCCGGGCTACGAGGTCCCGCTGGCCGCCGCGTTCGGGGCGGCGGCGGACGCGATCGCCGTGGCGACTCCCGCATCGGCGGCGGAAGCCATCAGGCTGCTGCGCAAGCAGGACGGGGGCCGGGCGGCACTGCTGCTGGCCGGGGCCATGGAGCCTACGTCCGGGGACGCCCCCCAAACGGGCGCGGGGCAGCATCCGCATGCGGCTCCGCCGCGGGGCGCGCCCAGCCACGACGAGCCCGCAGCCGCCGAATCGCCTGCCGCGGCACCCCCCGGTGGGCGCCTCGCCGCCGAGCTGGTCCGCGGCCCTGCCGAACTCATGCCCGCGGTACGCCGCCTCCTGCAAGGAACCGTGGTCGTAGACACCCTGGAGGACGCCGAGGACCTGATCTACGCGCACCCCGGACTCACCGCCGTCACCTCCGAAGGCGACCTCCTCGGCGCCCACTTCGCACACGGCGGCTCGGCCGGCGCACCCAGCCTGCTGGAGGTGCAGGCATCGGTCGACGAGGCCGCGGCCGAGCTGGCCGAGCTGGCCGTGCGGTGTGAGGAGCTGGCCCAGGAGCAGCGGACGGCAGCCGAACGGCGTACCGAAGCCGCCACCCTCGTGGAAGAACTCGCGGAGCGGCGCCGGGCCGCCGACCGGGAGAAGTCGGCCGTGGCCCAGCAGCTCGGCCGGCTGGCCGGCCAGGCGCGGGGTGCCGCAGGCGAGGCCGAGCGGTCCGCCGCCGCGGCCGCACGCGCGCAGGAGGCGCTGGAGAAGGCCGTACAGGAGGCCGAGGAGCTGGCCGAGCGCCTGGCCGTCGCCGAGGAGATGCCGGTCGAGGAGGAGCCCGACACCTCCGTACGCGACCGGCTCGCCGCCGACGGCGCCAACGCCCGGCAGACCGAGATGGAGGCCCGCCTCCAGGTCCGTACCCACGAGGAGCGGGTCAAGGGGCTCGCCGGGCGGGCCGACTCGCTCGACCGGGCCGCCCGCGCGGAACGCGAGGCACGCGTGCGTGCCGAGCAGCGGCGCGCCCGCCTGCGGCACGAGGCCGCCGTCGCGGAGGCCGTCGCCTCCGGCGCCCGGCAGCTGCTCGCGCACATCGAGGTGTCCCTCGCCCGCGCCGAACAGGAACGCGCCGCCGCCGAGGCCGCCAAGGCGCGGCGAGAGCAGGAGCTGACCGCTGCCCGCAGCGCCGGCCGCGAACTGAAGTCGGAACTGGACAAGTTGACGGATTCGGTGCACCGGGGCGAGGTACTCGGCGCCGAGAAGCGGCTGCGGATCGAGCAGCTGGAGACCAGGGCGCTGGAGGAGCTGGGTGTCGAGCCGGAGGGGCTGGTGGCCGAGTACGGCCCGCACCAGCCCGTGCCGCCCTCGCTCCCCGCCGACGGTGAGGTGCTGCCCGAGGACCCCGAGCATCCGCGTAACCGGCCCAGGCCCTTCCACCGCGCCGAACAGGAGCGGCGGCTCAAGGCGGCCGAGCGGGCCTACCAGCAGCTGGGCAAGGTCAATCCGCTGGCGCTGGAGGAGTTCGCGGCACTGGAGGAGCGGCACAAGTTCCTCAGCGAGCAGCTGGAGGACCTGAAGAAGACGCGCGCCGACCTGCTCCAGGTGGTGAAGGAGGTCGACGAGCGCGTCGAGCAGGTGTTCACCGAGGCCTACCGGGACACGGCCCGGGAGTTCGAGGGCGTCTTCAGCAGGCTGTTCCCCGGCGGAGAGGGCCGTCTGGTGCTGACCGACCCGGACAACATGCTCACCACCGGTGTGGACGTCGAGGCGCGCCCGCCGGGCAAGAAGGTCAAGCGGCTCTCCCTGCTGTCGGGTGGCGAGCGCTCGCTGACGGCCGTCGCGATGCTGGTGTCGATCTTCAAGGCCCGGCCGAGCCCGTTCTACGTCATGGACGAGGTCGAGGCGGCCCTGGACGACACCAACCTCCAGCGGCTGATCCGGATCATGCAGGAGCTGCAGGAGGCCTCGCAGCTGATCGTGATCACGCACCAGAAGCGCACGATGGAGGTCGCCGACGCGCTCTACGGCGTGTCCATGCAGGGCGACGGCGTCTCCAAGGTCATCTCTCAGCGCCTTCGGTAG
- a CDS encoding acylphosphatase: MSEDVRLVAWVRGRVQGVGFRWFTRAKALEIGGLSGFALNLADGRVQVVAEGSREGCEGLLDWLQGDDTPGHVDGVTEIWDTPRGGYDGFAIR; the protein is encoded by the coding sequence ATGAGCGAGGATGTGCGACTGGTCGCCTGGGTCCGTGGACGCGTGCAAGGTGTGGGTTTTCGCTGGTTCACGCGTGCCAAGGCACTGGAGATCGGCGGCCTGAGTGGTTTTGCTCTCAATTTGGCCGACGGTCGCGTCCAGGTCGTCGCGGAGGGCTCGCGCGAGGGCTGCGAGGGGCTGCTGGACTGGCTCCAGGGCGACGACACGCCCGGACATGTGGACGGGGTCACCGAGATCTGGGACACACCCCGCGGCGGCTACGACGGCTTCGCCATCCGCTGA
- the mutM gene encoding bifunctional DNA-formamidopyrimidine glycosylase/DNA-(apurinic or apyrimidinic site) lyase has product MPELPEVEVVRRGLERWVAHRTVAEVEVLHPRAVRRHIAGADDFAHRLKGHHIGTPSRRGKYLWLPLEETNQSVLAHLGMSGQLLVQPHETPDEKHLRIRVRFADSLGTELRFVDQRTFGGLSLHDNTPAGLPDVIAHIARDPLDELFDDEAFHLALRRKRTTIKRALLDQSLISGVGNIYADEALWRARIHYERPTANFTRPVTTGLLRHIRDVMNAALAVGGTSFDSLYVNVNGESGYFDRSLDAYGREGEPCKRCGTPIRRRPWMNRSSYFCPTCQRAPRVSS; this is encoded by the coding sequence ATGCCCGAGTTGCCCGAGGTCGAGGTCGTCCGGCGCGGCCTGGAGCGCTGGGTCGCCCACCGCACCGTCGCCGAGGTCGAGGTGCTGCACCCGCGTGCCGTACGCCGGCACATCGCGGGCGCCGACGACTTCGCGCACCGCCTCAAGGGCCATCACATCGGCACTCCCAGCCGCCGCGGCAAGTACCTGTGGCTGCCGCTGGAGGAGACGAACCAGTCCGTCCTCGCCCACCTCGGCATGAGCGGTCAGCTGCTGGTGCAGCCGCACGAGACGCCGGACGAGAAGCACCTGCGCATCCGGGTCCGGTTCGCCGACTCCCTCGGCACCGAACTCCGCTTCGTCGACCAACGCACCTTCGGCGGGCTGTCGTTGCACGACAACACCCCCGCGGGCCTGCCCGACGTCATCGCGCACATCGCCCGAGACCCGCTGGACGAGCTGTTCGACGACGAGGCGTTCCACCTGGCGCTGCGCCGCAAGCGGACCACCATCAAACGGGCCCTGCTGGACCAGTCGCTGATCAGCGGCGTCGGCAACATCTACGCGGACGAGGCGCTCTGGCGCGCCCGCATCCACTACGAGCGCCCCACGGCCAACTTCACCCGCCCGGTCACCACCGGACTCCTCCGCCACATCCGGGATGTGATGAACGCGGCCCTCGCCGTCGGCGGCACCAGTTTCGACAGCCTGTACGTCAACGTCAACGGCGAGTCGGGCTACTTCGACCGCTCCCTGGACGCGTACGGCCGCGAGGGCGAGCCCTGCAAGCGGTGCGGCACCCCGATCCGCCGCCGCCCCTGGATGAACCGCTCCAGCTATTTCTGCCCGACGTGTCAGAGGGCGCCGCGCGTCTCGTCGTAA
- a CDS encoding LLM class flavin-dependent oxidoreductase, which produces MPVTVVRFNLVAPGASPAALCARYRAALEMAAYADEHGINTVQTEEHHGAADNWLPSPFAFAGAVFGATRSIAVTVSAVIGPLHDPLRLAEEIAVLDLLSGGRLVTVAGIGYRPEEYALFDVDWKRRGRLQDELLETVLKAWSGDEFEYRGRTVRITPRPYTDPHPLLLVGGSSKAAARRAARLGLPFFPSAHLPELEAYYKEKLTEYGTEGWVMMPASETPLLHIAEDPDRAWAQYGEHFLHEARTYASWQSRDITSAVRSAATTVEELRAEGVYRVLTPEQCMGAGLDSLVLHPLAGGMPVEEGWRSLRLFAERVVPGVGG; this is translated from the coding sequence ATGCCCGTCACGGTCGTCCGTTTCAACCTCGTCGCTCCCGGCGCCTCCCCCGCCGCTCTCTGCGCGCGCTACCGGGCCGCCCTGGAGATGGCCGCGTACGCGGACGAGCACGGCATCAACACCGTGCAGACCGAGGAGCACCACGGCGCCGCCGACAACTGGCTGCCGTCGCCGTTCGCCTTCGCCGGCGCGGTGTTCGGGGCGACCCGGTCCATCGCGGTGACGGTGTCGGCGGTGATCGGCCCGCTGCACGACCCGCTGCGTCTGGCCGAGGAGATCGCCGTACTGGACCTGCTGAGCGGCGGACGGCTGGTGACGGTGGCCGGGATCGGCTACCGGCCCGAGGAGTACGCCCTGTTCGACGTCGACTGGAAGCGCCGGGGCCGGCTCCAGGACGAACTGCTGGAAACCGTGCTGAAGGCGTGGTCCGGCGACGAGTTCGAGTACCGGGGCCGTACGGTGCGGATCACCCCGCGCCCGTACACCGACCCACACCCCCTCCTGCTGGTCGGCGGCTCCTCGAAGGCCGCCGCCCGCCGGGCCGCCCGGCTGGGCCTGCCGTTCTTCCCGAGCGCTCATCTGCCGGAGCTGGAGGCGTACTACAAGGAGAAGCTCACCGAGTACGGCACCGAGGGCTGGGTGATGATGCCCGCGTCCGAGACCCCTTTGCTGCACATCGCCGAGGACCCGGACCGGGCGTGGGCGCAGTACGGCGAGCACTTCCTGCACGAGGCCCGGACGTACGCCTCCTGGCAGTCGCGGGACATCACGTCGGCGGTGCGCTCGGCCGCCACGACGGTGGAAGAGCTGCGCGCGGAGGGCGTGTACCGCGTCCTCACCCCGGAGCAGTGCATGGGTGCCGGGCTGGACAGCCTGGTCCTGCACCCGCTTGCGGGCGGGATGCCGGTCGAGGAGGGCTGGCGGAGCCTGCGGTTGTTCGCGGAGCGGGTGGTGCCGGGGGTGGGGGGCTGA
- the rpmF gene encoding 50S ribosomal protein L32 has protein sequence MAVPKRKMSRSNTRHRRSQWKAAVPTLVACERCHEPKQQHIACPSCGTYNKRQVLEV, from the coding sequence GTGGCTGTTCCGAAGCGGAAGATGTCGCGCAGCAACACGCGCCACCGCCGGTCGCAGTGGAAGGCTGCGGTCCCCACCCTGGTTGCGTGCGAGCGCTGCCACGAGCCCAAGCAGCAGCACATTGCGTGCCCGTCTTGCGGCACCTACAACAAGCGCCAGGTCCTCGAAGTCTGA
- the rnc gene encoding ribonuclease III, whose product MRGTVSSPKKAEDAKADAPAKKKADNQASSHTLLEGRLGYEVESALLVRALTHRSYAYENGGLPTNERLEFLGDSVLGLVVTDTLYRIHPDLPEGQLAKLRAAVVNSRALAEVGRGLDLGSFIRLGRGEEGTGGRDKASILADTLEAVIGAVYLDQGLDSASELVHRLFDPLIEKSSNLGAGLDWKTSLQELTATEGLGVPEYLVTETGPDHEKTFTAAARVGGVSYGTGTGRSKKEAEQQAAESAWRSIRAAADERAKAAKEAKKAAEEAKEAVQDGESSSAPA is encoded by the coding sequence GTGAGAGGCACTGTGTCCAGTCCCAAGAAGGCGGAAGACGCCAAGGCGGACGCACCCGCCAAGAAGAAGGCGGACAACCAGGCCTCGTCCCATACGCTTCTGGAAGGGCGGCTCGGCTATGAGGTCGAGTCCGCCCTTCTGGTGCGCGCGCTGACCCACCGTTCCTACGCGTACGAGAACGGCGGTCTGCCGACGAACGAGCGGCTGGAGTTCCTCGGTGACTCCGTCCTCGGCCTCGTCGTCACGGACACGCTGTACCGCATCCACCCCGACCTGCCCGAGGGCCAGCTGGCCAAGCTGCGGGCCGCGGTGGTCAACTCGCGTGCGCTGGCGGAGGTCGGCCGCGGCCTCGACCTGGGCTCCTTCATCCGGCTCGGCCGCGGTGAAGAGGGCACGGGCGGCCGGGACAAGGCGTCCATCCTCGCCGACACCCTGGAAGCGGTGATCGGCGCGGTCTATCTCGATCAGGGCCTCGATTCGGCGTCCGAGCTGGTGCACCGGCTCTTCGACCCGCTGATCGAGAAGTCCTCGAACCTCGGTGCCGGCCTGGACTGGAAGACCAGTCTCCAGGAGCTCACCGCGACGGAGGGTCTCGGCGTGCCCGAGTACCTGGTCACGGAGACCGGCCCCGACCACGAGAAGACCTTCACTGCTGCCGCCCGCGTCGGAGGCGTCTCGTACGGCACCGGCACCGGCCGCAGCAAGAAGGAGGCGGAGCAGCAGGCCGCCGAGTCCGCCTGGCGGTCCATCCGGGCCGCCGCGGACGAGCGCGCCAAGGCGGCCAAGGAGGCCAAGAAGGCCGCCGAGGAGGCCAAGGAAGCTGTCCAGGACGGCGAGTCGTCGTCCGCTCCCGCCTGA
- a CDS encoding CAP domain-containing protein: MGRHRRSATGRAAAGRATGATHTRRSTTGATTSASPQESYDSYAGEPAPGQDSYAGELVPWNWYPGEPASRNSYPGEPAPRNPYRGEPDPWNPYAGELAPWQRPYPDGHAPRGIAPYLNPEAYRRATGPNPPAYADTTARAHAYLFAAQDDGPGGSPGDGFAPAGTPSHGHRRRKKGPRPVRTGLLGVSAAVALGTAAVATGVVPGLQNYKLGGDTHTTGGEQVQAVDAPGNTAAEQGGTSGGADSGAGGAGRAAGTGTSRDATRPESPSPSASPSDSASTSASPTPTPSKTATGKPSPRATPGGKQKNTPSRKGSKAPKAGSAPAKVSKENSAESQVLALVNQERAKVGCSPLAANSSLSKLAESFSDDMAARDFFDHTDPDGNTPWDRAAAAGITDLGGENIARGQADAAAVMDAWMNSPGHRANILNCDFKTLGVGVHFGPGGPWWTQDFGY, translated from the coding sequence ATGGGACGCCACCGACGCTCCGCCACCGGCCGCGCCGCCGCGGGCCGCGCCACGGGGGCCACCCACACGCGGCGCTCCACCACCGGGGCCACCACAAGCGCGTCCCCGCAGGAGTCGTACGACTCGTACGCGGGTGAGCCGGCACCCGGGCAGGACTCGTACGCAGGTGAGCTGGTCCCCTGGAACTGGTACCCGGGCGAACCGGCCTCCAGGAACTCGTACCCGGGTGAACCCGCCCCCAGGAACCCGTACCGAGGCGAGCCGGACCCTTGGAACCCGTACGCGGGTGAGCTCGCCCCCTGGCAGCGCCCGTACCCGGATGGACATGCGCCCAGGGGTATCGCGCCGTACCTGAACCCGGAGGCCTACCGCAGGGCGACCGGCCCGAACCCGCCGGCCTACGCCGACACGACCGCCAGGGCCCACGCCTACCTGTTCGCGGCCCAGGACGACGGTCCGGGCGGCTCACCGGGCGACGGTTTCGCCCCGGCCGGCACCCCCTCCCACGGCCATCGGCGCCGGAAGAAGGGCCCGAGGCCGGTGCGCACGGGCCTGCTCGGGGTGTCCGCCGCCGTCGCCCTCGGTACGGCCGCGGTGGCCACGGGCGTGGTGCCGGGTCTGCAGAACTACAAGCTGGGCGGCGATACGCACACCACCGGCGGCGAGCAGGTGCAGGCGGTGGACGCGCCGGGCAACACGGCCGCCGAGCAGGGCGGCACCTCGGGCGGCGCCGACAGCGGGGCGGGCGGTGCCGGCCGCGCGGCCGGCACGGGCACCAGCCGGGACGCCACGCGCCCGGAGTCCCCGAGCCCCTCCGCCTCCCCGTCGGACTCGGCGTCGACGTCCGCCTCCCCCACGCCCACCCCGTCGAAGACCGCGACCGGGAAGCCGTCGCCGCGGGCGACGCCGGGCGGCAAGCAGAAGAACACTCCGTCGCGCAAGGGGAGCAAGGCGCCGAAGGCGGGTTCCGCACCGGCGAAGGTGTCGAAGGAGAACTCCGCCGAGTCGCAGGTGCTGGCGCTCGTCAACCAGGAGCGGGCGAAGGTCGGCTGCAGCCCGCTGGCGGCGAACTCCTCGCTGAGCAAGCTGGCCGAGTCGTTCAGCGACGACATGGCGGCGCGGGACTTCTTCGACCACACCGACCCGGACGGCAACACGCCGTGGGACCGGGCCGCGGCGGCCGGCATCACCGATCTGGGCGGCGAGAACATCGCCCGCGGCCAGGCCGACGCGGCGGCCGTGATGGACGCCTGGATGAACAGCCCCGGCCACCGCGCCAACATCCTGAACTGCGACTTCAAGACCCTCGGCGTCGGCGTCCACTTCGGCCCGGGCGGACCTTGGTGGACGCAGGACTTCGGGTACTGA
- a CDS encoding winged helix-turn-helix transcriptional regulator yields MTATPQEHEDDLAYDVFAKACPSRGTLEHVTGRWGGLTLGALYEGSLRFNELRRRVDGVSEKMLSQTLHALERDGLVHREAQPTNPPRVDYELTALGRQVAERLLALIHCVEGAMDDVLAARARYDETRGAL; encoded by the coding sequence ATGACCGCCACCCCCCAGGAGCACGAGGACGACCTCGCCTACGACGTCTTCGCCAAGGCCTGCCCGTCACGCGGCACGCTGGAGCACGTCACGGGCCGCTGGGGCGGGCTGACACTCGGCGCGCTGTACGAGGGCTCGCTGCGCTTCAACGAGCTGCGCCGCCGTGTCGACGGGGTGAGCGAGAAGATGCTGTCCCAGACGCTGCACGCGCTGGAGCGCGACGGCCTGGTGCACCGCGAGGCACAGCCGACGAACCCGCCCCGCGTGGACTACGAACTGACCGCCCTCGGCCGTCAGGTGGCCGAGCGGCTGCTGGCGCTCATCCACTGCGTGGAGGGCGCCATGGACGACGTACTCGCGGCACGCGCGCGTTACGACGAGACGCGCGGCGCCCTCTGA
- a CDS encoding sugar porter family MFS transporter, which produces MTSTAQAPQSGARTAPPEHLGHVIFIAAAAAMGGFLFGYDSSVINGAVEAIRTKYDIGSAALAQVIAIALIGCAVGAATAGRIADRIGRIRCMQIAAVLFTISAVGSALPFALWDLALWRVVGGFAIGMASVIGPAYIAEVAPPAYRGRLGSFQQAAIVVGIAVSQLVNWGLLNAAGGKQRGHLMGLEAWQVMLGVMVIPAVLYGLLSFAIPESPRFLLSVGKRDRAKEILAEVEGTGTDLDARVAEIEHAMQSEHKSTFKDLLGGGFFFKPIVWIGIGLSVFQQFVGINVAFYYSSTLWQSVGVDPTDSFFYSFTTSIINIIGTVIAMIFVDRVGRKPLALIGSVGMVVGLALEAWAFSSHLVDGRLPSTQGWVALIAAHVFVLFFALSWGVVVWVFLGEMFPNKIRAAALGVAASAQWIANWAITASFPSLADWNLSGTYVIYTVCAALSIPFVLKFVKETKGKSLEEMG; this is translated from the coding sequence GTGACCAGCACAGCGCAGGCACCTCAGTCAGGAGCCAGGACGGCCCCACCCGAGCATCTCGGGCACGTCATCTTCATCGCGGCGGCTGCCGCCATGGGCGGCTTCCTCTTCGGTTACGACAGCTCCGTGATCAACGGCGCGGTCGAGGCCATCCGCACCAAGTACGACATTGGCTCCGCGGCCCTCGCCCAGGTCATCGCGATCGCCCTGATCGGCTGTGCCGTCGGCGCCGCGACCGCCGGCCGCATAGCCGACCGCATCGGCCGTATCCGCTGTATGCAGATCGCCGCAGTGCTCTTCACGATCAGCGCCGTCGGCTCCGCGCTGCCCTTCGCCCTCTGGGACCTCGCCCTCTGGCGGGTCGTCGGCGGTTTCGCCATCGGCATGGCCTCCGTCATCGGCCCGGCCTACATCGCCGAGGTCGCCCCGCCCGCCTACCGCGGCCGGCTCGGCTCCTTCCAGCAGGCCGCGATCGTCGTCGGCATCGCCGTCTCCCAGCTCGTCAACTGGGGCCTGCTGAACGCCGCCGGCGGCAAGCAGCGCGGCCACCTGATGGGCCTGGAGGCCTGGCAGGTCATGCTCGGCGTCATGGTGATCCCGGCCGTCCTCTACGGCCTGCTCTCCTTCGCCATCCCCGAGTCCCCGCGCTTCCTGCTCTCGGTCGGCAAGCGCGACCGGGCCAAGGAGATCCTCGCCGAGGTCGAGGGCACGGGCACCGACCTGGACGCCCGCGTCGCCGAGATCGAGCACGCGATGCAGAGCGAGCACAAGTCCACCTTCAAGGACCTGCTCGGCGGCGGTTTCTTCTTCAAGCCGATCGTCTGGATCGGTATCGGCCTGTCGGTCTTCCAGCAGTTCGTCGGCATCAACGTCGCGTTCTACTACTCCTCGACGCTGTGGCAGTCGGTGGGCGTCGACCCGACCGACTCGTTCTTCTACTCCTTCACGACGTCGATCATCAACATCATCGGCACCGTGATCGCGATGATCTTCGTGGACCGCGTCGGCCGCAAGCCGCTCGCCCTCATCGGCTCGGTCGGCATGGTCGTCGGTCTCGCGCTGGAGGCCTGGGCGTTCAGCTCCCACCTGGTCGACGGCAGGCTCCCGAGCACCCAGGGCTGGGTCGCCCTGATCGCCGCCCATGTGTTCGTCCTCTTCTTCGCCCTGTCGTGGGGCGTGGTGGTCTGGGTCTTCCTCGGCGAGATGTTCCCGAACAAGATCCGCGCCGCCGCGCTGGGTGTCGCCGCCTCCGCGCAGTGGATCGCCAACTGGGCCATCACCGCGAGCTTCCCGTCGCTGGCCGACTGGAACCTCTCCGGCACGTACGTCATCTACACCGTCTGCGCCGCGCTCTCCATCCCGTTCGTCCTGAAGTTCGTCAAGGAGACGAAGGGCAAGTCCCTGGAGGAGATGGGCTGA
- a CDS encoding flavodoxin family protein, translating to MTSPVVSIAYHSGFGHTAVLAEAVRAGAADAGAEVHLIKVDQITDEQWQTLDASDAIVFGSPTYMGTASGAFHAFAEATSKRWFGQDWKDKLAAGFTNSASKSGDKLHTLQFFQTLAAQHGMTWVNLGLLPGWNASTASENDLNRLGFFSGAAAQTNNDQGPEGVHKADIATAGHLGRRIAETARVFAQGRAAA from the coding sequence GTGACCAGCCCCGTCGTTTCCATCGCCTACCACTCCGGCTTCGGCCACACCGCCGTCCTCGCCGAGGCCGTCCGCGCCGGTGCCGCCGACGCGGGTGCCGAGGTGCACCTGATCAAGGTCGACCAGATCACCGACGAGCAGTGGCAGACGCTGGACGCCTCCGACGCGATCGTCTTCGGCTCGCCCACCTACATGGGCACCGCCTCCGGCGCCTTCCACGCCTTCGCCGAGGCCACCTCCAAGCGCTGGTTCGGCCAGGACTGGAAGGACAAGCTGGCCGCCGGTTTCACCAACTCGGCGTCCAAGAGCGGCGACAAGCTGCACACCCTGCAGTTCTTCCAGACGCTCGCCGCCCAGCACGGCATGACCTGGGTCAACCTCGGCCTGCTCCCCGGCTGGAACGCCAGCACCGCCTCCGAGAACGACCTCAACCGCCTCGGCTTCTTCTCCGGCGCTGCCGCCCAGACCAACAACGACCAGGGCCCCGAGGGCGTCCACAAGGCCGACATAGCCACGGCCGGCCACCTCGGCCGCCGCATCGCCGAGACGGCCCGGGTGTTCGCACAGGGGCGCGCCGCCGCCTGA